A single Nicotiana tabacum cultivar K326 chromosome 5, ASM71507v2, whole genome shotgun sequence DNA region contains:
- the LOC142180973 gene encoding premnaspirodiene oxygenase-like — protein MEFQFPFNLTFLFLFLSFLFLVLSKWKKSKNLSKKLPPGPWKLPILGSVHHLALEGGLPHHALANLAKKYRPDLMHLQLAFRELLKDQEKFKFIEILKEVLALAGGFSVAEIFPSIKMFHLLSGMRGRILSTHKRVDAIVEDVINEHKKNIASGKTGNGALGGEDLVDVLLRLKESGELQIPITNDNIKAVMIVSVLAHLKLFLSRKSWVV, from the exons ATGGAGTTTCAGTTTCCATTCAACTTAACTTTCTTATTCCTTTTCCTATCATTCCTCTTTCTAGTACTAAGTAAatggaaaaaatcaaaaaacttaAGCAAGAAACTGCCTCCAGGTCCATGGAAATTGCCTATTTTAGGAAGTGTCCATCACTTGGCATTAGAAGGTGGACTTCCCCACCATGCACTTGCAAACTTGGCCAAAAAATATAGACCTGATCTTATGCACCTCCAACTAG CATTTCGAGAATTGTTGAAAGACCAGGAAAAATTCAAATTCATTGAAATACTAAAGGAAGTGTTAGCCTTAGCAGGTGGCTTTAGTGTGGCTGAGATATTCCCTTCAATCAAGATGTTTCATTTGCTAAGTGGAATgaggggtagaattttgagtacTCACAAAAGAGTAGATGCTATTGTTGAGGATGTTATCAATGAGCATAAAAAGAATATTGCAAGTGGTAAAACAGGCAATGGTGCATTAGGGGGTGAAGATCTAGTTGATGTTCTACTAAGACTAAAGGAGAGTGGGGAACTTCAAATCCCAATCACCAATGACAACATTAAAGCAGTTATGATTGTAAGTGTTCTTGCTCACCTAAAACTATTCTTATCAAGAAAATCATGGGTTGTTTAA